In Triticum urartu cultivar G1812 chromosome 6, Tu2.1, whole genome shotgun sequence, the following proteins share a genomic window:
- the LOC125514318 gene encoding GTPase-activating protein gyp7, translating to MVDPHYCDWQKPERDQQQTQSQRPTPHPTPPLPGSMRGEAEPAARGAGAADAGHPRSPDPHDLSDDPDYADAASVPASIHAAMRTDMADIGSEETARMDVVYEKERVTIHPTQYGSGRISGKLRLYLQLGSLFLSWEPNEGVNSFSTSSITAEIEKYRNLYTIQALPLSDVRFIRRHTPTFGLEYIIIVLSSGLAFPPFYFYNGGIRELFATLKQHVFIIRSDDDPNVFLVNDFEDPLQKSLSSLELPGVATVANAMSRQNSFSFTGSVSEVRHGDDAKYGGPSTMSEYVSKQRRKSSDPGRDISFQVLEKFSLVTKFARETTSSLFRENHSSGSHAYGRQKQEYVLDNKASDKYADQLITPDDASLPSDSVESDELLLVWGKKRGNPLSVEEWRSFLDPEGRIMDSKALRKKIFYGGVDHVLRKEVWKFLLGYHEYDSTQAEREYLAAMKREEYEAIKSQWKSISTTQAKRFTKFRERKGLIDKDVVRTDRSVPYYEGDDNPNVVVLRDILVTYSFYNFDLGYCQGMSDFLAPILYVMEDESEAFWCFASLMERLGGNFNRDQNGMHAQLLGLSKLVELLDPSLHNYFRQNDCLNYFFCFRWVLIQFKREFSFDQIMLLWEVLWTHYFSEHFHLYLCVGILKRYRLRIIGEGMDFDTLLKFINELSGQINIDRAIQDAEALCSIAGEAGADCIPPGTPPSMPIETDGGLYVQEDDVL from the exons ACCCCGATTACGCCGACGCCGCCTCCGTCCCCGCCTCCATCCACGCG GCCATGCGGACCGACATGGCGGACATAGGGTCCGAGGAGACGGCGAGGATGGACGTGGTGTACGAGAAGGAGCGCGTCACCATCCACCCCACTCAGTATGGCTCCGGCCGGATCAGCGGCAAGCTGCGCCTCTACTTGCAGCTCGGCTCCCTCTTCCTG AGCTGGGAGCCAAACGAGGGAGTTAACAGTTTCTCAACCAGTTCAATCACTGCAGAAATAGAAAAAT ATAGAAATTTGTACACCATTCAGGCCTTGCCTCTAAGTGACGTGCGCTTCATCCGTAGGCACACCCCAACATTTGGATTGGAGTACATAATCATTGTTCTCTCATCAG GCTTGGCTTTTCCTCCTTTCTATTTCTACAATGGCGGAATTCGTGAATTGTTCGCAACATTGAAACAGCATGTCTTTATTATCAG GTCGGATGATGATCCTAATGTATTTCTTGTCAACGACTTTGAAGATCCTCTTCAG AAAAGCCTGTCATCTCTAGAGCTTCCAGGGGTTGCCACTGTGGCTAATGCCATGTCACGACAGAATTCCTTCAGCTTCACTGGTTCAGTTAGTGAAGTACGACATGGAGATGATGCCAAATATGGGGGGCCTTCAACCATGTCTGAATATGTCTCAAAGCAAAGGCGCAAATCGAGTGATCCAGGCCGAGACATTTCGTTTCAAGTTCTGGAGAAATTCTCACTGGTTACGAAGTTTGCGCGCGAGACAACATCAAGCCTCTTTCGTGAAAATCACAGTAGTGGTTCTCATGCTTATGGACGGCAAAAACAAGAATATGTTTTGGACAACAAAGCAAGTGACAAGTACGCAGATCAGCTAATAACACCGGATGATGCTTCTTTGCCCTCGGACTCGGTAGAG TCTGACGAGTTACTGCTGGTGTGGGGAAAAAAGAGAGGCAACCCATTAAGTGTTGAAGAG TGGAGATCTTTCTTAGATCCTGAAGGTAGAATTATGGATTCAAAGGCACTGAGGAAGAAGATTTTCTATGGGGGAGTCGATCATGTTCTGAGAAAAGAG GTCTGGAAATTCTTGTTGGGTTATCATGAATATGATTCAACACAAGCTGAGAGGGAATACCTTGCTGCCATGAAACGAGAAGAATATGAAGCCATAAAATCCCAGTGGAAG AGTATCTCAACCACACAAGCTAAAAGGTTCACCAAGTTTAGGGAAAGAAAAGGTCTTATTGACAAAGACGTG GTGAGAACAGACAGATCTGTTCCTTACTATGAAGGAGATGACAATCCAAATGTTGTAGTTCTACGTGACATCTTGGTGACATATTCCTTCTATAATTTTGACCTGGGTTATTGTCAA GGAATGAGTGATTTCTTGGCACCTATACTTTATGTCATGGAGGATGAGTCCGAAGCATTTTGGTGCTTTGCTTCTTTGATGGAACGACTAGGAGGCAATTTTAATCGTGATCAGAATGGCATGCATGCTCAACTACTTGGATTATCCAAG CTGGTGGAGCTTCTCGATccttcattgcataactattttAGGCAGAACGACTGTCTAAACTACTTCTTCTGTTTCCGCTGGGTTCTTATACAATTCAAAAG GGAGTTCAGTTTTGATCAGATCATGCTCTTGTGGGAAGTTTTGTGGACTCACTATTTTTCAGAACACTTTCACCTGTACTTGTGCGTCGGTATCTTGAAAAGGTACCGCCTGCGGATAATTGGGGAAGGGATGGACTTCGACACCCTTCTCAAGTTCATCAATGAGCTAAGTGGTCAAATCAATATTGATCGGGCTATTCAGGACGCCGAGGCATTGTGTAGCATTGCAGGTGAGGCCGGGGCCGATTGcattccacctggaactccgccTTCTATGCCCATTGAGACCGATGGTGGTCTGTACGTGCAAGAAGATGATGTCTTGTGA